In the Nocardia asteroides genome, CGTCGGTCTCGGCGGCGTCCACCGCGGTGTAGGCGGCACAGTTCAGCACGACGGCACCCGGCTCCAGCGCGGCCGACACCGCGTCCGGATCCCGGATGTCGAGTTCGTGCCTGCTGTACCCGCGCGCGTGCGGGGCGAGCCGGAGCAGCTCGCGGCCGAGCTGCCCGTTCGCCCCGGTCACGATCAGGGGGGTGCGGGTGGTGGCGGCTGCTTCCTGCACGTCGGTCACGGCGGCCAGTGTGGCACGCCGGGCTGGCGTGGCTCGGCGGCGTGCCGGTTGCCGTTGGTTAGCCTGATGGTCTCCCGACCGGCGCGCGAACGGCCGGGGCACGGGGAGCGCTCGCCGTACGGAAGACTTGCCGGTAGCGAGCACTGCGCTCGATTGGTGGAGAGGACGCACAGGTGCCGCAGCGCGGGTACGACGAGCAGGAACCGGGCCGCGACCCGCGCGCGTCCGGGCAGCGCGCGCCACGGCCCGCTTCCGAGCGGCGGCCGTGGCCGGAGCGGAAGCCACGCTCGGAGCGGCCGGAGCGAGCGGAGAAGCAGCCACGGCCGCAGCGGAAGCCGCGAGCGGAGCGGAAGCCGCGAGCGGAGCGGCGGCGCAGGCCGGTGCGGCCCCCGGCGCCCATCGCGGAGGAGAAGCCGCGGCCCGCCATCTTCGGCCCGGTGCGGGTGCTGGTCGCGCTGGTCGCGGTGGCCACCTTCGCGATCACCGGTTACGGCTGGCACGGCGTCGATTCCCTGGTCTCCGACATCGAACGGATCGACAATCTCTCGCTCGGCGGCGGCCGGGACGGCGCGGTCGACATCCTGCTGGTCGGGGTGGACAGCCGCACCGACGCGCACGGCGACCCGCTCTCCGACGACGAGCGCGCCATGCTGCACGCCGGTGACGAGGTCGGCACCAACACCGACACCATCGTGCTGATCCGGGTGCCGAACGACGGCAGCTCGGCGACCGCGATCTCGATCCCGCGCGACTCCTACGTCGACATCCCCGAGTTCGGCAAGGGCAAGATCAACTCGGCGTACGGCGCGACCAAGGAGACCGAGCGGCTGGAGCTGCTGAACCAGGGCGTCTCCGAGTCCGCCGCCGAGGACCGCTCCACCCAGGCCGGGCGCAAGGCGCTGATCTCCTCGGTCGCGAACCTCACCGGTATCACCGTCGACCACTACGCCGAGGTGAGCCTGCTCGGTTTCGTGCTGCTCACCGACGCGGTCGGCGGCGTCGAGGTCTGCCTGACCAACGCCGTGGACGAGTGGATGTCCGGCGCCGACTTCCCGGCGGGCGTGCAGAAGCTGGACGGGCCGCAGGCGCTCAGCTTCGTCCGGCAGCGGCACGACCTGCCGCGCGGCGACCTGGACCGGATCGTGCGCCAGCAGGTGTTCATGGCGCAGCTGGTGAGCCAGATGCTGAGCGCGGGCACGCTCGGCAACCCGGGGCGGCTACAGCAGCTCAGCGATGCCGTCGGGCGCACCGTCGTGCTGGACGAGGACTGGGACGTACTCGCCTTCCTGCGCCAGCTGCGCGACCTCTCGGCCGGGCAGGTGCGGTTCGAGACCATCCCGGTGGCCGACCTGAACGGCATGACCGCCTACGGCGAGGCGGTGGTGAAGGTGGAGCCGAAGACGGTGAAGAAGTACGTGGCCTCGCTCGTCGGCGAGCAGGGCGCGGGGGAGCCCGCGGTGCTGCCCGCCGCGGTCACGGTGGACGTCTACAACTCCTCCGGCGTGGCCGGGCTGGCCGGGCAGGTCTCGGAGGCGCTCACCGGCAAGGGGTTCCGCCCCGGCGAGATCGGCAACTGGACCGGGGAGACGGCGCTCGCCAGCACGGTCGTCGCCGCGGACGCGGACGACCCGAAGGCCGCCGCCGTCGCGGAGGCGCTCGGCGGGCTCCCGGTGCGCGCCGACGCGGCGGTGCTGCCCGGTGCGATCGGCGTGGTGCTGGCGAGCGACTACTCTGGTCCCGGCTCGTCCGCTGCCGGGGTGTTCGACTTCTCGGAGACGGCGGCGGCGACCGCGACGCCCGTGCCACCCGCCCCTCCGATCGCCGCAGGGAACACCGGACCGAAATGCGTGAACTGATGCGAGACGCCCTTACCCTCACCGAGGCCCTGCTCGACCCGGTGCTGGCCCGCGAGCCGGCCGCGCCGCGGGTCACCTGGTACGACGACGCGACCGGCGCCCGGATCGAGCTCTCCGGGCTGACGCTGGCCAACTGGGCGGCCAAGACCGCCAACCTGATCCGCGACGAGTTCGGCCTGGCGCCGGGCGCGCGGGTCGCGGTGCTGCTGCCCGCGCACTGGCAGACCGCGGCGGTGCTGCTCGGTTGCTGGTGGGCCGGGGTCGAGGTGGTGCTGCGCCCGGACCCGGACGCCGACCTGGCGCTGGTCACCGCGCAGCGGCTCGCCGACGCGGACGGCGTGCCCGAGGTGGCCGCGCTCTCGCTGGACGCGCTCGGGGCGCCGGTGCGCGACCTGCCGATCGGGGTCACCGATTTCGCCACCTCCGTGCGGGTGCACGGCGACCAGTTCCTCCCCGGCGGGCTCGGCACCGCGCTGGACGGGCTGACCGTGGCCGAGGTGCTGGCCGAGGCGCGCGGCTCCGCGCGCAGGCAGGGCTTCGCCGAGGGCGACCGGGTGCTCTCCAGCACCCCGTGGGAGACGCCGGCCGAGCTCATCGACGGTTTCCTCGCGGTGCTGGCGGCGGGGGCCTCGCTGGTGCAGGTGGTCAACCCGGACCCGGCGCAGCAGGAGCGGCGAGCCGAGGCCGAGCGGGTCACCGCTCGCCGCTGACCCGCCGCTCTCCGCCCCCGGTAGGAGAGCGCGGTCCGCCTCGGGCACGTTCCGCGCCCTGGCCGGCTCTCGTACGGTGGAGATCACCACGTCGAGGTGATTGCGAGGTCGCACCATGAAGCCCCAGTACTGGTTCCGGTGGCTCTCCGAGCACGGGGTGCCGCGCTACGCGCTGCGCGCCGCGGCGAAGCAGGGCGACCGCTTCGCCGAGCTGGTCGGCGGCCCCACCGGGGTCAGCGACCCCTACCCGCTGATCGAGCGGATGCGCGGCGACGGCCCGCTGCAGCGCACCCGGATCGCCTGGGCCAGCTTCGACCACGACGTGGTGCGCGGCATCCTGCGCGACAGCCGGTTCGGCGTGCGCAACCCCGTCGGGCTCACCACGCCACGGGCGCTGCAGTGGATCAAGGACGCGGCGCACGTGCCGGCGAATCCGGTGGAGCCGCCCTCCATGCTGGTCATCGACCCGCCGGAGCACACCCGGATGCGCAAGCCGGTGGCGTCGGCCTTCACCCCGCGCGCGGTGCGCAGGCTCGGCGACCGGGTGGAGAAGGTCACCGTCGAGCTGCTCGACGCGCTGCCCGACGACGGCCGCACCGACCTGATCGCGAGCTTCGCCTCCCGGGTGCCGATCGCCATCATCTCCGAGATGCTCGGCTTCCCCGACTCCGATCAGGATCTCTTCCTGGAGTGGGGCGACCGGATGACCCCGCTGCTCGACATCGGCATCTCCTGGCGCGACTACCGCAGCGCGTTCGGCGCCATGACCGTCATGGACGACTACCTCTCCGCGCATATCGGGAAGCTGCGCGCCGATCCCGGTGACGACATCCTGAGCACCCTGGTGAGCACGAGCGGCCTGGACGACTACGCGCTCGCCGCCACCGCCAGCCTGCTCATGGGCGCCGGCTTCGAGACCACGGTGAACCTGATCGGCAACGGCGTGGTGCAGCTGGCGACCCACCCGGAGCAGCTGGCCAGGCTGCGCGCCGAACCGGAGCTGTGGCCGAACGCCATCGAGGAGATCCTGCGCATCGACCCGCCGGTGCAGACCACCGCGCGCACCGCGCTGGAGGACGTCGAGGTCGGCGGGGTGCAGCTGCGCGCGGGCGCCACCGTCGTCGTCTCACTGGCGGGCGCCAACCGCGACCCGGCGGTCTTCACCGACCCGGATCGCTTCGACGTCGGCCGGGAGAACGCGCGCGAGCACCTGACCTTCAGCAACGGCATCCACGTCTGCCTCGGCGCGAGCCTGGCCCGGATGGAGGGCGTCTTCGCGCTGCGCTCGCTCTTCGAGCGCTTCCCCGACCTCGCGCTGGACGGCGCGCTGCGGCACCGGCAGCTCTACACCCTGCACGGGTACCGGGCGCTGCCGGTGCGGCTCGGGCACCGCGCGCCGCGCGAGGTGCCGCAGCCGGTCAGCTGAAGCCGACCGCCTGCGGCCCCCACGCGGTGTGGAACGGGCCGTCCGGGTCGTCGACCATGCGGTCGATGGCGTCGATGAGCAGCGTCGGCCTGGTCTCCGGGCGGTAGGGCGGCCAGTGCTTGGAGCCGTCGAGCGCGGCCGGGACTCCGTGCTCGGCGAAGGCCGTCCAGCGTCGCATCATCCGGCCGGAGACCGCCTGCGCCGCGCGCCTGCCGCCGAGCCAGAAGGTCGGGTCGTGGTCGAAGGTGCCGAAATTGCCGAAGACGTACGGCAGCTCGGTGGCGTGGCCCGCCCCGACCCGGGCCGCGCGGAGCATCGGGGTGGCGTGGTCGAAGCGGTAGACGAAGGTCGGCGAGTGCTGCGCGTGGCCGTCCGCCACCCAGCGCGCGGGCATCCGGAAGGCGGCGTCGGTGGAGATGGCGAGCGCGCCGCGGGCCGTCGCGATGTCCGGGTAGGCGGCGGTGATCTCGGCCAGCCGCTCGGGGCCGAGGTCGGGGTGGCCGGCGGAGATGTCGCGCAGCATGGCGTTCACCGCGTCCGGGGTCACCGGCATGATCGGCGAGCGGAAGAGCCGGAACAGCGAGGACTCGTCCCGGTTGCTGCCGATCACCAGCGGCACCCGCAGCGACTCCCCGCCCGCGAAGCGCTCCACCGGGTAGCCGGGCAGCAGCGTGCCGTCCACGACGGGGGCGGCGGCCAGCCTGCCCGGCTCGGCGACCGGCACCTCGTCGAAGAGTGTCCCCGCCACCTGTGCGAGCCGCTGGATGGGCAGCTCGGTGAGCTCGGCGGCCCGGCCGGCGGGCAGCTCCAGCAGCTCGAGGAAGCGGTGCGCCACCTTGGCCGCGCGCTCCTGCCCGAAGACCGTCGTCGCGGGCGGGCTCTGCGCGATGGCCTTGTGGAAGAGGCCGTCCGCGCGCGGGGAGGTGAGCAGGGCGGTGACGCAGCCGGCGCCGGATGACTCGCCGAAGAGCGTGACATTGCCCGGGTCGCCGCCGAACTCGGCGATGTTCGCGCGCACCCACTCCAGCGCGGCGATCTGGTCGTGCAGCCCCAGGTTCGGGACGAAGCCGGCGCCGAGCGCGGAGAGGTCGAGGAAGCCGAGCACGCCGACCCGGTAGTTCACCGTGACCACCACGACGTCACCGGATTCGGCCAGCCTGCGGCCGTCGTAGATCTCCTGGGCCGCGGTGCCGAGGCAGTACGCGCCGCCGTGCAGCCACACCATGACCGGGCGCGGCGGGGCGTCCCGGCGCGGGACGCGGGGCGCGAAGACATTGAGCCAGAGGCAGTTCTCGCCCATGCGCAGCTTGCCCGCGACCGGGACCATGGGGCCCATGGCCTGCGGCGCCACGTCGCCGACCTCGGTGCAGGGGCGCTCCCCCGACCACGGCTCCGGCGGGCGGGGCGCGCGGAAGCGGTCCGCCCCGGTCACCGGTGCGCCGTACGGGATGCCGCGCCAGACGGCGACGGGTCCGGCGGTGGTGCCGCGGACCGCGCCGTAGCGGGTACGGGCGACGGGCTCGGCGGGCGGATGGTCGACGGTGGCCTCGAAGGCACCGGCGGCCGCGTACTCCGGGCCGGTCTCGATCTCCATTGTCATGTTCTGTACCTCCTGACCTGCGCCGATCACCGAAAAAGCATGATCGTCCCTTCGAGGGTACGTCCGGAGGTGAGATCGAAACGGTTACTCGCGCCACCCGTTACCCTTGCGCTATGCCGAGTTACCAGTTCCGCTGCCGCAGCTGTGGGGACACCTTCGAGGTCTCGCGCCCGATGGCGCGCTCCGGCGATCCGGCCGAGTGCCCGGCCGGGCACGGCGATACGGTCAAGCTGCTCACCACCTTCGGGACCGTCGGGGCGTCGAGCGCGCCCGCGCCGATGCCGGCCGCGCCGAGCGGCGGCGGGTGCTGCGGCGGTGGCTGCTGCCGGTAGCCGGGTCAGGAGGTCCGGTCGCGGTCCAGGTGGCCGAGATCACGGTCCGGCGCGACCCGATCGCGTACCCGCTGCTTGAGCTGTGCCACGTCCGGGAAGCCGCCGTCGGCCTTGCGCTCCCAGATCTGCTCGGCGTCCACCGTGATCCGGAAGATTCCGCCGGTGCCTGGTACCAGCGCGACCTCGTCCAGGTCGGTGCCGAAGGTGTTCAGGAGTTCCTGCGCCATCCAGGCCGCGCGCAGCAGCCAGCGGCACTGGGTGCAGTACTCGATCGCCACGCGCGCCATGCCGGCCGACGCTACCCGACCTCGCCGTCCAGGTAGTGCCAGGCGCCGTCCACCCGCGCGAACCGGCTGACCTCGCGCAGCACGTGGCTGCCGTCCGGATCGCGGTGGTGCGCCGCGAATTCGACCACGCCCTCGTCGTCGAACGGGCCGCCGCGCTCGGTGCGCACGATCTCCAGGAAGCGCCAGCGGGTCTTTGGGTCGAGGTCGATCGAGTCCGGCCTGGTGCGCGGGTGCCAGGAGCGCAGCAGGTAGGCGGCGTCGCCGACGGCGAAGGCGGTGTAGCGGGAGCGCATGAGCGCCGCCGCGGTCGGGGCCGCGCGCTCGCCGGCCAGCACCGGGCCGCAGCACTCGTCGTACGCCTCGCCGCGCCCGCACGGGCATCGCCTCGCCATGCGGGTCATCGTCGCACGGCGGCGGTTCAGGTCAGGGCCGCGAGGGCGTCGGCGAACTCCTCCGCCTGCTCGCGCCAGCGGCGCAGCTCGGTGACCGAGGGGGCCAGCTCGTAGTCGTGGTGGTGCGCGGCGCGGGAGAGCGCGGTCCAGACCGCGGCGATCCGGGCGGCGAGCTCGGACCCCGCGTGCAGCCGGAGCGCAAGCAGCTGCGCGCGCATGGGGCAGCGGGCGAGCGCGGGCTCGCGGCGCGCCCACAGCTCGTCCACCGCCTGCTCGACGGCGAGCCGCAGGATCCACGAGGTGGCGCGGGACCAGACGCCGCCCGCGTCCGTCACGGTGCCCGCGAGCAGGTGGTCGGCGGCCTCGAAGCGGTCCGCGATCGTCGGCCGCGCGGCGCCGCGCTCCCGATTCCGCGCGCGCTGCCGGTTGCGGCGAACGGGATCGCCGGTCATCGGGCCCGCGGCGGGCTCGGCCTTCGCCTCGGCGCGCCGTTGTCACCGCGCTCCCCCGCGTCCGACCGGCCCTGCTGCCCACCGGCGCGGCCGCCCCGATCGCCCGCAGCGCCACCGTTCTTTTCCGCGCTCGGACGCCGGTCCTGCCGCTGCCGGCCACCGGGCGGTTCGGGCTGCACGCTCCCCGCGCGACCGCGGGTCCGGGCCTCCGCACGCTGCCCGCCGCCGTTCGACGCCGCGGCCCGGCGGCCGGGCGGGCGGTCGGCGCTGCCGTCGAGGTCGGCGGCGAGCCGGGCGATGAGCCGCTCGGTGTCGGCGATCAGCGCCCGCATCCCGCGGTCGATCGGGACGTGCGCGCCCGCGGTGGCGTCGCGCAGCACGTCGACCGCCCAGCCGCCCTCGGTGGCGGCCAGGTGCGCGTTCAGGTCGTCGACCTTGCCATCCACCCCCATGACGGCGAGCGCGACCATGGCCCGCGTTGTCTGCGCCGCCGAGACCCGGCGCTCCACCTCGGCATGGCCCATCCCACCGGCGAGCAGCGTGCGCCGTGCCCGCGCCAGCCCGGCCGCCTCCAGCGCGGAGCGGCAGCAGGTCGCCACCAGCTCGGTGGCGATCGCGGGCGGCAGCTGCCTGGTGTGCATGAGCGAGCGGGCGTCGGCGAGGTAGCGGCGCACCGGATCGCTCACCGTGCGCACCTCGACCACCGAGCGCTCCCGGCGCTGCACCTCGAGCACCCTGGCGTCCAGCTGCATCCGCCGCACCGCCTCGGCCAGCCGCTCGTCGTGTGTGAAGACGACCACCTGCCTGCTCCGCGCGACCTCGGCGAGCACCGTGGCCAGCCCGTCCACCTTGGCCGGGTCCATGGCCTGCACCGGATCGTCGATCAGCACGAAGCGGAACGGGCTGCGCTCGGCGGTGGCCCGCGGC is a window encoding:
- a CDS encoding LCP family protein, which translates into the protein MAEEKPRPAIFGPVRVLVALVAVATFAITGYGWHGVDSLVSDIERIDNLSLGGGRDGAVDILLVGVDSRTDAHGDPLSDDERAMLHAGDEVGTNTDTIVLIRVPNDGSSATAISIPRDSYVDIPEFGKGKINSAYGATKETERLELLNQGVSESAAEDRSTQAGRKALISSVANLTGITVDHYAEVSLLGFVLLTDAVGGVEVCLTNAVDEWMSGADFPAGVQKLDGPQALSFVRQRHDLPRGDLDRIVRQQVFMAQLVSQMLSAGTLGNPGRLQQLSDAVGRTVVLDEDWDVLAFLRQLRDLSAGQVRFETIPVADLNGMTAYGEAVVKVEPKTVKKYVASLVGEQGAGEPAVLPAAVTVDVYNSSGVAGLAGQVSEALTGKGFRPGEIGNWTGETALASTVVAADADDPKAAAVAEALGGLPVRADAAVLPGAIGVVLASDYSGPGSSAAGVFDFSETAAATATPVPPAPPIAAGNTGPKCVN
- a CDS encoding TIGR03089 family protein translates to MRDALTLTEALLDPVLAREPAAPRVTWYDDATGARIELSGLTLANWAAKTANLIRDEFGLAPGARVAVLLPAHWQTAAVLLGCWWAGVEVVLRPDPDADLALVTAQRLADADGVPEVAALSLDALGAPVRDLPIGVTDFATSVRVHGDQFLPGGLGTALDGLTVAEVLAEARGSARRQGFAEGDRVLSSTPWETPAELIDGFLAVLAAGASLVQVVNPDPAQQERRAEAERVTARR
- a CDS encoding cytochrome P450, whose product is MKPQYWFRWLSEHGVPRYALRAAAKQGDRFAELVGGPTGVSDPYPLIERMRGDGPLQRTRIAWASFDHDVVRGILRDSRFGVRNPVGLTTPRALQWIKDAAHVPANPVEPPSMLVIDPPEHTRMRKPVASAFTPRAVRRLGDRVEKVTVELLDALPDDGRTDLIASFASRVPIAIISEMLGFPDSDQDLFLEWGDRMTPLLDIGISWRDYRSAFGAMTVMDDYLSAHIGKLRADPGDDILSTLVSTSGLDDYALAATASLLMGAGFETTVNLIGNGVVQLATHPEQLARLRAEPELWPNAIEEILRIDPPVQTTARTALEDVEVGGVQLRAGATVVVSLAGANRDPAVFTDPDRFDVGRENAREHLTFSNGIHVCLGASLARMEGVFALRSLFERFPDLALDGALRHRQLYTLHGYRALPVRLGHRAPREVPQPVS
- a CDS encoding carboxylesterase/lipase family protein: MTMEIETGPEYAAAGAFEATVDHPPAEPVARTRYGAVRGTTAGPVAVWRGIPYGAPVTGADRFRAPRPPEPWSGERPCTEVGDVAPQAMGPMVPVAGKLRMGENCLWLNVFAPRVPRRDAPPRPVMVWLHGGAYCLGTAAQEIYDGRRLAESGDVVVVTVNYRVGVLGFLDLSALGAGFVPNLGLHDQIAALEWVRANIAEFGGDPGNVTLFGESSGAGCVTALLTSPRADGLFHKAIAQSPPATTVFGQERAAKVAHRFLELLELPAGRAAELTELPIQRLAQVAGTLFDEVPVAEPGRLAAAPVVDGTLLPGYPVERFAGGESLRVPLVIGSNRDESSLFRLFRSPIMPVTPDAVNAMLRDISAGHPDLGPERLAEITAAYPDIATARGALAISTDAAFRMPARWVADGHAQHSPTFVYRFDHATPMLRAARVGAGHATELPYVFGNFGTFDHDPTFWLGGRRAAQAVSGRMMRRWTAFAEHGVPAALDGSKHWPPYRPETRPTLLIDAIDRMVDDPDGPFHTAWGPQAVGFS
- a CDS encoding FmdB family zinc ribbon protein — encoded protein: MPSYQFRCRSCGDTFEVSRPMARSGDPAECPAGHGDTVKLLTTFGTVGASSAPAPMPAAPSGGGCCGGGCCR
- a CDS encoding SelT/SelW/SelH family protein, which produces MARVAIEYCTQCRWLLRAAWMAQELLNTFGTDLDEVALVPGTGGIFRITVDAEQIWERKADGGFPDVAQLKQRVRDRVAPDRDLGHLDRDRTS
- a CDS encoding YchJ family protein translates to MARRCPCGRGEAYDECCGPVLAGERAAPTAAALMRSRYTAFAVGDAAYLLRSWHPRTRPDSIDLDPKTRWRFLEIVRTERGGPFDDEGVVEFAAHHRDPDGSHVLREVSRFARVDGAWHYLDGEVG